The proteins below are encoded in one region of Clostridium estertheticum:
- the queA gene encoding tRNA preQ1(34) S-adenosylmethionine ribosyltransferase-isomerase QueA encodes MKVKDFYFDLPKELIAQHPLEKRDESRLMVINKTKKEIEHKHFKNIIDYLNPGDCLVLNDTRVLPARLLGVKEGTGGKMEFLLLKRIDINRWETLVKPGKKAKIGAKFIFGNGELKATVISDSEGGSRIVEFEYDGIFEEILDKLGEMPLPPYITEKLEDKERYQTVYSREEGSAAAPTAGLHFTKQLLAQIKAKGVKIAFVTLHVGLGTFRPVKAEEVEEHEMHSEHYMLNEETAQVINETKENGGRVIAVGTTSNRTLESIADDNGRVCAKSGWTDIFIYPGYKFKIVDALITNFHLPESTLIMLVSAFADKDLIMGAYETAVKEKYRFFSFGDAMFLY; translated from the coding sequence TTGAAAGTAAAGGATTTTTATTTTGACTTACCAAAGGAACTTATAGCGCAACATCCACTTGAAAAAAGGGATGAGTCAAGGCTTATGGTAATCAATAAAACTAAAAAAGAAATAGAACATAAACATTTTAAAAACATAATAGATTATTTAAATCCAGGTGATTGTTTAGTATTAAATGATACTAGAGTGTTACCAGCAAGGCTACTTGGAGTTAAAGAGGGAACCGGCGGTAAGATGGAATTCCTACTCCTTAAAAGAATAGACATTAATAGGTGGGAAACTTTAGTTAAGCCTGGTAAAAAAGCAAAGATAGGAGCTAAATTTATCTTTGGCAATGGAGAGCTTAAAGCAACTGTTATTAGTGATTCAGAGGGTGGAAGCAGAATCGTTGAATTTGAATATGACGGAATTTTTGAAGAAATTTTAGATAAACTTGGAGAGATGCCACTTCCTCCTTATATTACTGAAAAATTAGAAGATAAAGAAAGATATCAGACTGTATACTCGAGAGAGGAAGGGTCAGCTGCAGCTCCAACTGCTGGACTTCACTTTACAAAGCAGCTACTAGCACAAATCAAGGCTAAAGGTGTTAAAATTGCTTTTGTAACATTACATGTAGGTCTAGGTACTTTTAGACCTGTAAAAGCAGAAGAAGTCGAAGAACATGAAATGCACTCAGAGCATTATATGTTAAATGAAGAAACAGCACAGGTAATAAATGAAACAAAGGAAAATGGTGGGAGAGTAATTGCGGTAGGTACAACTTCTAACAGAACGCTTGAAAGTATTGCAGATGATAATGGAAGAGTATGTGCGAAATCAGGATGGACAGACATTTTTATATATCCAGGATATAAGTTTAAAATTGTTGATGCATTAATAACTAATTTTCATTTGCCAGAATCTACACTAATAATGTTGGTTAGCGCTTTTGCAGATAAAGATTTAATTATGGGAGCATATGAAACAGCGGTTAAAGAAAAATACAGATTCTTCAGTTTTGGAGATGCAATGTTTTTATATTAA
- the scfA gene encoding six-cysteine ranthipeptide SCIFF, with amino-acid sequence MKHIKTINAATIKESLKKPGCKECANSCQSACKTSCTVANLACEN; translated from the coding sequence ATGAAACATATAAAAACTATAAATGCAGCAACAATCAAAGAAAGTTTAAAAAAACCAGGATGCAAGGAATGTGCTAATTCATGTCAATCAGCATGTAAAACTTCTTGTACAGTAGCTAACTTAGCTTGTGAAAACTAA
- a CDS encoding TIGR04086 family membrane protein, producing MENKKKYSYAGEGVFRASILTLIILVIYSIVTTVLPASMKVTSVFYIVITLVSVLYGSIFAAKKAGEKGWLMGIMVAATYMLVLYLVKVFGGGSAAIGMREIVRTSLALGIGTLSGMLGINL from the coding sequence ATGGAAAATAAAAAAAAGTATTCTTACGCTGGAGAAGGAGTATTTAGGGCTTCAATTTTAACCTTAATTATATTAGTTATTTATTCTATAGTAACAACTGTTTTGCCAGCTAGCATGAAGGTTACATCCGTTTTTTATATTGTAATAACACTAGTGAGTGTACTTTACGGATCTATATTCGCTGCGAAAAAAGCAGGGGAAAAAGGTTGGCTAATGGGTATTATGGTTGCTGCGACTTACATGTTGGTTTTGTACTTAGTTAAAGTCTTTGGTGGTGGAAGTGCTGCTATTGGAATGCGCGAAATAGTAAGAACTTCACTCGCTTTAGGTATAGGTACCTTATCAGGAATGCTTGGAATAAATTTATAA
- the yajC gene encoding preprotein translocase subunit YajC encodes MGQLGSVFTMVLMLVVFYLVIFIPENKRKKKYAALLNNLKVNDEVLTKGGVMGKIINIQDEYIILESGPDRTRIKLSKSGIGTVINLNTDAVVEKK; translated from the coding sequence ATGGGACAATTAGGAAGTGTGTTTACAATGGTATTAATGCTAGTAGTATTTTATCTAGTAATATTTATACCAGAAAACAAAAGAAAGAAAAAATATGCTGCACTTTTAAACAATTTAAAAGTAAATGATGAAGTACTTACTAAAGGCGGTGTGATGGGAAAAATCATCAACATCCAAGACGAGTATATTATACTAGAAAGTGGTCCAGACAGAACTAGAATTAAGTTATCAAAAAGCGGAATTGGAACTGTTATAAATTTAAATACTGATGCAGTAGTAGAGAAAAAATAA
- the tgt gene encoding tRNA guanosine(34) transglycosylase Tgt has protein sequence MYKLLKKSGKVRRGEFTTPHGTIQTPVFMNVGTLAVIKGAVSTMDLKEINCQVELSNTYHLHLRPTDTVVRKMGGLHKFMNWDRPILTDSGGFQVFSLSKMRKIKEEGVYFNSHIDGKKIFMGPEESMQIQSNLASTIAMAFDECIPNPSTKEYVVDSVARTTRWLERCKIEMDRLNSLSDTINNKQMLFGINQGGTYEDIRIEHAKTISKMDLDGYAIGGLAVGESHEEMYRIIDAVVPHLPQDKPIYLMGVGYPSNILEAVSRGVDFFDCVLPARNGRHGNVFTKDGRINMFNAKFELDAGPIDEGCQCPTCKHYTRAYIRHLFKAKEMLAMRLCVLHNLYFYNKLMEDIRDAIDNDCFEEFKAEKLDQWNE, from the coding sequence ATGTATAAATTGCTTAAGAAAAGTGGTAAAGTAAGACGTGGTGAATTTACAACACCTCATGGTACTATTCAAACACCTGTATTTATGAATGTAGGTACTCTAGCCGTAATTAAAGGTGCCGTATCAACTATGGATTTAAAGGAAATTAACTGCCAAGTAGAATTGTCTAACACTTATCATTTACACTTAAGACCAACAGATACGGTTGTGCGTAAAATGGGAGGACTTCATAAATTTATGAATTGGGATAGGCCTATTCTTACAGATTCAGGTGGTTTCCAAGTGTTTTCTTTATCAAAAATGAGAAAGATTAAAGAAGAAGGCGTTTATTTTAATTCTCATATTGATGGAAAAAAAATATTCATGGGTCCAGAAGAGAGTATGCAAATACAAAGTAATTTAGCATCGACTATTGCTATGGCATTTGATGAATGTATACCTAATCCTTCTACCAAAGAATATGTTGTAGATTCAGTAGCAAGAACTACAAGGTGGCTCGAGCGGTGTAAGATTGAAATGGATAGATTAAATTCTTTAAGTGACACTATAAATAACAAACAAATGTTATTTGGTATAAATCAAGGTGGAACATATGAGGATATTAGAATAGAGCATGCTAAAACAATTAGTAAAATGGACCTAGATGGCTATGCTATTGGTGGCCTTGCGGTTGGAGAATCCCACGAAGAAATGTATAGAATTATTGATGCAGTTGTTCCGCATTTGCCACAGGATAAGCCGATATACCTTATGGGAGTTGGTTATCCGAGTAATATATTAGAGGCTGTATCAAGGGGAGTAGACTTTTTTGATTGCGTATTGCCAGCAAGAAACGGAAGACATGGAAATGTGTTTACAAAAGATGGTAGAATAAATATGTTTAATGCTAAATTTGAGCTAGATGCTGGACCAATTGATGAGGGATGTCAATGTCCAACATGCAAACATTATACTAGAGCCTACATAAGACATTTATTTAAAGCAAAAGAAATGCTCGCAATGAGGCTTTGTGTACTTCATAATTTATATTTTTATAATAAACTTATGGAAGATATTAGAGATGCTATTGATAATGATTGCTTTGAAGAATTTAAGGCTGAGAAACTTGATCAGTGGAATGAATGA